In Sphingobacterium sp. R2, the genomic stretch TGTACCCGATTTTGAATAAACATTTTTTCAGGGCAAAAGCAACTCCACTTCCCTTCAAAAAAATTGAAGGGTTAGAACATATTGACAAAGTTATCGAGATCGATCAAAGTCCTATCGGTCGTACACCGCGATCTAACCCGTCAACGTACACAGGTGTATTCTCGGATATCAGAACCTTGTTTGTCCAGTTGCCTGAAGCAAAAATCAGGGGCTATAAGCCCGGGAGATTCTCCTTCAATGTGAAAGGTGGTCGTTGTGAAACCTGTCAGGGAGCCGGACTAAAGGTCATCGAGATGAATTTCCTTCCTGATGTACAGGTTCCTTGTGAAACCTGTCACGGAAAACGCTATAACCGAGAAACTTTGGAGGTACGCTATAAAGGAAAATCCATTTCCGATGTTCTCGATATGAGCATCAACGATGCGGTAGATTTCTTCGAAAATGTACCGAGTATCTACCGAAAGATTAAAACACTGCAGGATGTCGGTTTGGGTTACATCACCTTAGGTCAGTCGTCGACAACCTTATCGGGAGGTGAGGCTCAGCGGGTAAAATTGGCTACTGAACTTTCTAAAAAAGATACTGGAAATACATTTTATATCCTTGACGAACCGACTACCGGCCTTCACTTTGAAGATGTGAATGTACTGATGGGTGTTATCAATCGTTTAGTGGACCGTGGAAATACGGTATTGATCATCGAGCACAATCTTGATGTGGTTAAATCGGCAGACTGGGTCATTGATATTGGTCCTGAGGGTGGTAAAGAAGGGGGCCAGGTCTTATTTGAGGGAACGCCTGAAAACTTAATTAAAAATAATAAAAGCGAAACGGCACGTTTCTTAAAGCTGGAGATGTAATGTCGCTGGAGATGTGCTATCATTGAAACGGAGAACCCTTGTTTTTACTCCGAACATGGGTAATGCACGCCGTATCAGACCGCCGTTAAATTGTGCATAAGCAATTCAATAGCACATATGCAATAATTATGTCGGTTTTGCAGTTTGTTTTAGTATGCAATAAGGTATCATTTGCAGCCAGTTAATTGGTATAAGTGAGCGCTTTAAAGGCTTTTATTTTAAAGGAACAAGTGGAATGTCCATTTGATTTTCATCTGTGTTTATACGCTGTAAATATGGATATTTCGTAACTTTGTATTATATGTCGGATATTATTCAATTACTTCCAGATAATGTTGCTAATCAGATTGCGGCGGGAGAAGTGGTGCAGCGACCAGCGTCTGCCATTAAAGAATTGATTGAGAATGCTATTGATGCTGGAGCTGACAAAATAAAACTTATTGTTAAAGACGCAGGCAAGTCATTGATTCAGGTCATTGACAATGGCTGTGGCATGAGTGTGACTGATGCCCGCCTTTGCTTTGAACGGCACGCAACATCAAAAATTCGTAAGGCTGAAGACTTATTTGCAATCCGCACCATGGGTTTCCGCGGTGAAGCAATGGCATCCATTGCTGCGATAGCGCAGGTCGAACTCAAAACACGCCGCGTCGAAGATGAACTAGGGACAGTTGTTGAGATAGAAGGATCAAAAGTTGTCAACCAATACCCGGAAGCTGTTGCTGCCGGAACAAATATTTTAGTAAAAAATCTTTTTTACAATATTCCTGCACGGCGGAACTTCTTAAAGAGTAACTCCGTAGAAATGCGTCATATTATTGATGAATTTCAACGTATAGCCTTATCCAATCCACAGATTTTCCTGACCTTGCACAGCGACGGAAATGAAATTTATCATTTGCCCGCGGAGACGCTCAAACAGCGTGTTGTGCATATTTTCGGAAACAATTACAATCAGCGCCTTGTTCCTGTCGAAGAGGATACATCCATCATCAAGGTAGAAGGTTTTGTCGGGAAACCCGAGTTTGCAAAGAAGACTCGTGGTGAACAGTTTTTCTTTGTCAACAAACGCTTTGTACGTGATCCTTATCTTCATCATGCTGTGATGAATGCTTATGAGGATATTTTACAAGCCGAAACATTCCCTTTCTATGTCTTATTTATCGACATAGATCCTGCGCGAATCGATATTAATGTACACCCTACAAAGACCGAAATCAAGTATGAAGACGATAAGGCCATTTACGCCATTATACGGTCTGCAGTAAAAAGGTCACTGGGGCGGTACAACATCATGCCTTCGCTGGATTTTGAACAGGAAACAAGTTTCACCAACCTGATTACCAAAAAGGCCTTGGATGAAATTATTATTCCAACAGTAACGTTCAATCCGGATTTTAACCCGTTTGATACGGACAAATCAAAATCCAATTCGAGCTATACCCGATCAGAAAGCTATGCGGAAGGACTTACCAAGAAAACGGGCGGGATTCCGAGCAATTGGGATTCCCTCTATCAAATCGTCGAAAAAGAAGAGTCCGTTCAACTACCTCTGCATAGAAAATCTGAGTTAGATGACGATGGTCCACAGGTTATTCAAGTCGAAGATAAATCATCATCGAAGCTCTTTTTCCAGCTGCATAATAAATATATTGTTTCCCAGATTCACTCTGGATTTATTCTGATCGATCAGCAGGCTGCGCACGAACGTATTCTTTTTGAACAGTTTCTTACACAGCTGGATCAACATAGAGGTCTGAGTCAGCAGAGTTTATTTCCGCAGACGTTAGATCTGCATGCCGCAGATAATGAATTGATGAAAGATCTCCTGGAGGACATCAATGGTTTGGGCTTTCAAATTCGGGAATTTGGAAAAAATTCCTATATTATTGACGGAATTCCAGCCGATTTAGGGACAGGATTCGATGAAATAAAGATGATTGAGAAAATATTGGAAGATTATAAAAACAATCAATCTGAGTATAAGCTCGCTAAGCGAGAAAATCTTGCCAAGAGCCTTGCCCGTAATGCGGCCATTAAACCTGGTACCGCGTTGGACAATACAGCAATGGCAGAGCTTGTGGACAGACTGTTTGCTTGTCACTCACCCAATATCTCCATCTATGGCAACCCCGTAATTGTAACATTTACATTGCAAGAATTAGCGGAAAAATTTGGCAAAAATTAGAAGATAAAATATATGTTTCCACAATTGACACCTGTTATCAAGAATTTATTGATCATCAATATCATATTTTATATTGGATCACAACTTGTACCTGTAGCATATGATTATCTTACGGTCTATTATCCGGACTCCCCTTATTTTAAAATCTGGCAGGTGATCACGCATATGTTTATGCACGACAAGAAAGATATTAGCCATATTTTCTTCAATATGTTTTCGCTGGTCATGTTTGGACCAATGATTGAGCAGGTACTTGGATCGAAACGTTTTTTAAATTTCTACCTGGTTTCAGGAATTGGTGCCTGGTTTCTTTATACAGCTGTAAATGGTATACAACTCTATAATGCGACAGGTTCATTTGCTCCACTTCATGGCGTAAGCGGGAACGAACTTATTGCCATGGCCAATACCGGAAATAATGAAGCACTAACCTACCTCATTCCGATGTTGGGGGCCTCAGGAGCTATTTATGGTGTTCTATTGGCATTTGCCTACCTTTTTCCAAACATACCGCTTCAATTTTTGTTTATTCCTGTACCAGTCAAAGCGAAGTACATGATCGGTGGATTTATCCTTATCGAAATCTATATGAGCCTGTCGCGGCCCGGAGATTCTGTGGCTCACCTGGCTCACGTCGGAGGAGCACTATTTGGCTATCTACTCCTTAAACTCTGGAAGGTTAGAAAGGGAATTTATTAATATCGTGCGAAATGAATAACATCGGGCTAAAAGATTTTTGGAGACAAACCT encodes the following:
- the mutL gene encoding DNA mismatch repair endonuclease MutL, whose product is MSDIIQLLPDNVANQIAAGEVVQRPASAIKELIENAIDAGADKIKLIVKDAGKSLIQVIDNGCGMSVTDARLCFERHATSKIRKAEDLFAIRTMGFRGEAMASIAAIAQVELKTRRVEDELGTVVEIEGSKVVNQYPEAVAAGTNILVKNLFYNIPARRNFLKSNSVEMRHIIDEFQRIALSNPQIFLTLHSDGNEIYHLPAETLKQRVVHIFGNNYNQRLVPVEEDTSIIKVEGFVGKPEFAKKTRGEQFFFVNKRFVRDPYLHHAVMNAYEDILQAETFPFYVLFIDIDPARIDINVHPTKTEIKYEDDKAIYAIIRSAVKRSLGRYNIMPSLDFEQETSFTNLITKKALDEIIIPTVTFNPDFNPFDTDKSKSNSSYTRSESYAEGLTKKTGGIPSNWDSLYQIVEKEESVQLPLHRKSELDDDGPQVIQVEDKSSSKLFFQLHNKYIVSQIHSGFILIDQQAAHERILFEQFLTQLDQHRGLSQQSLFPQTLDLHAADNELMKDLLEDINGLGFQIREFGKNSYIIDGIPADLGTGFDEIKMIEKILEDYKNNQSEYKLAKRENLAKSLARNAAIKPGTALDNTAMAELVDRLFACHSPNISIYGNPVIVTFTLQELAEKFGKN
- a CDS encoding rhomboid family intramembrane serine protease, which codes for MFPQLTPVIKNLLIINIIFYIGSQLVPVAYDYLTVYYPDSPYFKIWQVITHMFMHDKKDISHIFFNMFSLVMFGPMIEQVLGSKRFLNFYLVSGIGAWFLYTAVNGIQLYNATGSFAPLHGVSGNELIAMANTGNNEALTYLIPMLGASGAIYGVLLAFAYLFPNIPLQFLFIPVPVKAKYMIGGFILIEIYMSLSRPGDSVAHLAHVGGALFGYLLLKLWKVRKGIY